DNA sequence from the Parasphingorhabdus cellanae genome:
GCGGGTGCTGGATATTGGACCATCTGGTTTTGCCGTGACATTGGAGTTGCAGACCCATTTTATCGGGGCCGCGCGGCTGCATGAGCCGCTGGAAGCGCAGGTGGAAGTTGCCCGTGAAACCGGTCGTTTCCTGTTCCTTCGCGGTCTGGTGGTGCAAGGCGACGGTCAGGAAAATATGGCCTCTTATACAGCCATCGTCAAAAAAGCACCGCCGGCCAAAAAGACACCCAAATGACAGACTTTTATGCGGCGTATCAGGCGTTGATAACAAATGGCGAGTTGCGGCCGGATGCAGATCAGGACAGCTGTGCCAAACGTCTCGCCACGCTGCAGAAAGAGCTGGAAGCGGTGCCGCCGCGCGGCAGCGTGCTGTGGCGCATGTTTTCCAAGAAACCCAAGCCGCCGCGCGGCGTCTATATGTGGGGCGGCGTCGGGCGCGGTAAGTCGATGCTGATGGATCTGTTTTACGACAGCCTTCAGATTCACCGCAAGAAACGCGCGCATTTCCATGAGTTCATGCTGGATGTGCATGCGCGATTGAATGTTGAACGCAAGAAGGAACAAGGTGATCCGATCCTTCCGGTCGTTGCAGCTTTGGCGGAGGAAGCACGCTTTCTGGCCTTTGACGAAATGGTGGTCAACAATAGCGCCGACGCGATGATTATGTCGCGCTTGTTCACCGGTCTCGTTGAAGCTGGCGTTACGTTGATCGCTACCTCCAATCGACCACCGGTTGATTTGTATAAAGATGGCCTTAATCGCGAGCATTTTTTACCTTTCATTGATTTGCTGGAAAACCGGCTCGATGTCATCTCGCTCAACGGCCCGACCGACTATCGCCGTGAACGACTAGGCGGGGTTGACCTCTGGCATGTGCCCAATGGCGATGCAGCGACCAAGGCGTTGAGCGAGGCTTTCTTTCGCCTGACCGACTATCCACCGGAAGATCGGGCCCATGTCCCCTCCGAAGAACTGCCGGTGCAGGGCGGCCGGTCGATGCATGTTCCTAAGGCCTTGAAGGGCGTCGGTGTTTTCTCGTTCAAACGGCTCTGTGCCGAAGCCCGGGGAGCCCCGGATTATCTGGCGATTGCCCGGCATTTTCACAGTGTTATCATCGTCGGTATTCCTATCCTGTCCAAAGAGAACCGCAATGAAGCGGCGCGATTTGTGACCCTCATCGATGCGCTCTACGAATATCGGGTCAAGCTGCTGGCGAGCGCTGACGCGGAACCCGATGCGCTCTATCCCGAGGGCGACGGGTCATTCGAATTTGTCCGCACCGCCTCCCGGCTGGTCGAGATGCAGTCGGATGACTATCTCGCTCTGGGTCATGGCACGGGCGAAGCGCTCTCCCAATAAATATGCTCGTGCGCTCACCCAGAGCCTGTCGAAGGGTGACTGCCACCATGCTTCGACGAGCTCAGCATGAGCGCAGAGGGTAATTACAACAGACTCAAACTGTCGAGATCGAGCGCCATTTGCGCGGGGCGTTCGGCCATAACTGCGAACATCCGGTCCCCGCGATCCGTTTGCTCGACATGCAGCGATGCGTTGATCGCCATGATGAAGCCGGCAAAGGCATGACGGCGATATTCCTGCCAGAATGACTCAAAATCAAACGGCATGCCCCATTCCTCTTCACGCCGATAGAGATAGTCTTTCACCAATTTTTCCTCATGCTGGCGACGCATCGCTGGATCCGCAAAGCTGGTCCCGATCATATAGGCAACATCATTGGCAGGGTTACCGAATGTGCAAGTCTGCCAGTCCACTAAGGCAGCCAATTGTCCATCTTCATAAAAGAGAATGTTATCCAGCCGCATATCACCATGGGTAATGGTCTGTTCGAGAGGTTCCTGTCCGACATAGGACCCGATCCGATCCACCAGTTGCTGGCCAATATCCAGTATCTCAGGCGAGAGGAGATCGGCAAATCGCTCTTTGAAAACGGGATAGCCATTGGTCAGGGTCTGCTCGGTAAACGCCACATTCTTGGCGGCATGGTGCAGCCATGCGAATTTCTCAAAACCACCATCTGGCCTGAAGCTGTGGAGGTCAGCAGCTTCTTTCAGAGTCGTTTCAACCTGGACAAGTGTTGCTCCTGCCAATTGATCGCCTTGCTCCGCCGGTGCCATGTCTTCCAGCATCAGGACAAATTCCTGTTCGTTGTCGGCAATCGCAGCGTGGTAGCATTTCGGGCATTTGACACCAGAGCCGCCAGCCACATCGCGGTACCAACCCACCTCCATATCATAGAGATGGAAAATGGCGGCCGCACTGCGGCTGATCTCGTCGGCGCTTGGACATTTGGCGATGAACGTCGGCGGCCGCGTTAACGCATCATAGCCTTCCGTCCACTCGCAACGAAAGCGATAGCTGTCACACACTTGCCCCGTTCCAACCGGTTTGTAGGTAAGAGATGTTAGAGCGCCTGCGGGCGCACCGAAAACCTTCTCGACAAAGGCTTTTCCAAAATCTTCCGGCCGGAGCGGGAATTCCGCGCTCATGGTGCGGGGTGCAGCAGGTCGGTCAGCCCGCTGGTCTTGTGAGGCCCGACGAACAATTGTTCGACAATCCCTAAGCCTTCATGGCTGTGACCGCCGCTGGTCAGGACCGCGTCACTGAGCGCCTGAATATGGATGTAAAGCATGTCATGATCCGGCACATTGGCGAGATCGATTACATCATAAGCGGTCTCCAGCGGCCCGTGATCCATGCCATGTCCCCAGACCGGATGCATATAGCCGAGGCCGGACATATAGAAGGTTCGCGTCGCATCACCGGTGCGCGGTGTGATCGACAGCGTTCCGTCGGCGGCCGGCAGATCAATCTGCTTCACGCGCCGGGTGCCTGAATGATAGCTAAGGTCAAAGCTGGCTGGTTCGAATTCCTGTCGCGCACCGTCTATGGCATCAACCACGCCGCGCCGGTTCCACGGCAGGCCATCGCCGTCATCATTGCTGTGAAAGAAACAGGCGTGATTATTGAAATTGAGCGGCGTCCACAGCCACCAGAATTGCGGTAAGGCTCCGGCAGATGGGGGCTGCGATTCCGGTGAGCCGACCGGGCGGATGCCCCAGCTGCGATCCCGCGTACCGCGATGGGTTTCTGGTGAAAATACTATCTCCTGGCCAGCAACATGCAATGTCCCGGACCAGCCGCCATTTTGGGTCAGGCGGGTATAGTCCATGACCATGCGCGGTCCCTCGCGGCGGATGAAACGCGGTTCTTCAATCGGTGTATGGCGCGCGGTGAAGCGGATATCGGCTGTGATCGGGCTATCGTTATCGGTAACGATCAGGCGCAGTTCCTGCAATGGCTCGACAATCTCCACCGTGATTGGTCCGACGCTCAAATCCAGCCGCTCGCTGCCCATGCGTTTGGAGGCGCGCAGATTATGCTGCTGGCCGTCTATCGACACGCAAAAGGCGGCATCCATGATATCGAGCTGCGGATAGACGCCCAGGGCAGCGGCAAAGAAGATACTGCCGTCTGCGCTATAACCGTTGAAGAAATAGCGGTCGTAGAAATTTCGGTTGTCGCCGGACACCGCCATCGGCTCCGGCGTCTGGTGCAGCGGATAATCGTCGCCTTTGCTCAGCATGGGCCTATTCTCTCCTGATTTCTTTTCTTGCCATCATGGCGCGCCATCCCGTTCTTGGCAAAGCAAAAGATGCTTGGACAGGAGGCGAAGTTTGCAAAGTGCACAGGGTCCTGTTGGGTTGTTAAGTCGGAGGCAGGTACGGCCAAAGTTCACACAATTCACAGGGTGTTTGCAGCCACCGCCGTGCTCCGCACTTGATGCGGAGCCCAGTGTAGACAGGCGCGACAGCCAACCTAGGCTCCGCATCAAGTGCGGAGCACAAAACGGCAGCGACATTTGGCATCCTCGCGCTGAAAACGGGGGCCAAAGTTCACACACATCACGGGGTGTCGAAGGCGGCCGGCTGGTCCAGATTTTCGCACTAAGCGACGGAGAAAAAAGGGGGTTTTCGCTACCCATGTTCGTCCAATCCTTTCTAACCTGCCGTCATCCCAGCGCAAGCTGGGATCTCTCTGTAATGCGCGCCCGGCCTTGAGGAGATCCCAGCTTGCGCTGGGATGACGATGGAATTTGAGGGAGAATTCTCGCGTCGCGGGATTTCAAAGTTCACACATATCACAGGGTGTTTGCAGCCACCGCCGTGCTCCGCAGTTGATGCGGAGTCCAGTGTAGACGGGCGCGACAGCCATCCTAGGCTCCGCATCAAGTGCGGAGCACAAAACGGGGAGGACATTTGGCATCCTCGCGCTGACAACGGGGTCCAAAGTTCACACATATCACAGCCCCTACGCATGCATTTTTGCAAGAGCTTTGGTTTCTTTTCGCCGCACGCCACGTGGTCAAACATGAGCACTGATCCTGTTCAAAAAGCTGAGGGATAAAGTCGGTAATTTATCATAAACAGATGCGTGTAGGAAAGCTGTCCAGTCTGATATTGCCAATCCCCATGGCGCTCAACCTGAGCTTGTCGAAGGATTGTTTGCCA
Encoded proteins:
- a CDS encoding phosphotransferase, which produces MSAEFPLRPEDFGKAFVEKVFGAPAGALTSLTYKPVGTGQVCDSYRFRCEWTEGYDALTRPPTFIAKCPSADEISRSAAAIFHLYDMEVGWYRDVAGGSGVKCPKCYHAAIADNEQEFVLMLEDMAPAEQGDQLAGATLVQVETTLKEAADLHSFRPDGGFEKFAWLHHAAKNVAFTEQTLTNGYPVFKERFADLLSPEILDIGQQLVDRIGSYVGQEPLEQTITHGDMRLDNILFYEDGQLAALVDWQTCTFGNPANDVAYMIGTSFADPAMRRQHEEKLVKDYLYRREEEWGMPFDFESFWQEYRRHAFAGFIMAINASLHVEQTDRGDRMFAVMAERPAQMALDLDSLSLL
- the zapE gene encoding cell division protein ZapE; its protein translation is MTDFYAAYQALITNGELRPDADQDSCAKRLATLQKELEAVPPRGSVLWRMFSKKPKPPRGVYMWGGVGRGKSMLMDLFYDSLQIHRKKRAHFHEFMLDVHARLNVERKKEQGDPILPVVAALAEEARFLAFDEMVVNNSADAMIMSRLFTGLVEAGVTLIATSNRPPVDLYKDGLNREHFLPFIDLLENRLDVISLNGPTDYRRERLGGVDLWHVPNGDAATKALSEAFFRLTDYPPEDRAHVPSEELPVQGGRSMHVPKALKGVGVFSFKRLCAEARGAPDYLAIARHFHSVIIVGIPILSKENRNEAARFVTLIDALYEYRVKLLASADAEPDALYPEGDGSFEFVRTASRLVEMQSDDYLALGHGTGEALSQ